Proteins found in one Diorhabda sublineata isolate icDioSubl1.1 chromosome 9, icDioSubl1.1, whole genome shotgun sequence genomic segment:
- the LOC130448693 gene encoding dnaJ homolog subfamily C member 8 produces the protein MSTSVDADHKFNTFYTEVKEIEKRDSVLTPKQQIERLLRPGSTYRNLNPFDVLQVEPETPLDEIKKKYRRLSILVHPDKNQDDPDRAQQAFEAVNKAWKTLENEDTRKKCMDIIEEAVGRTDLMLAEKKKKAKKEGKDSIPEDDPAQYKHAVYVLTMKLFADMERKRRELAERDQEERKRKREAEIEEEESAKAQKEWQKNFEESRQNRVNSWQNFQASKKSKDKSSKKIKTFKPPKNKPESR, from the exons ATGTCTACAAGTGTAGATGCTGATCacaaatttaatacattttatacAGAA gtgaaagaaatagaaaaaagagaTTCTGTTTTGACACCTAAACAACAAATCGAACGACTGCTTCGACCTGGATCCACTTATAGAAATTTGAACCCTTTCGATGTTCTACAAGTTGAACCAGAAACTCCCCTTGacgaaataaagaaaaaatatagacGTCTATCTATTTTAGTGCATCCTGACAAAAATCAAGATGATCCTGATAGGGCCCAACAAGCATTTGAAGCTGTTAACAAAGCATGgaaaacattagaaaatgaaGACACGAGGAAAAAGTGCATGGACATAATCGAAGAAGCAGTTGGCAGAACAGATTTAATG CTTGcagagaagaaaaagaaagcaAAAAAGGAAGGAAAAGATTCTATACCAGAAGATGATCCTGCTCAATACAAACATGCAGTTTATGTTTTGACTATGAAACTATTTGCAGATATGGAACGTAAGAGGCGTGAATTAGCCGAAAGAGATCAAGaagaaaggaaaagaaaaagagaagcagaaattgaagaagaagagTCAGCCAAAGCGCAAAAAGAATGGCAGAAAAATTTCGAG gaATCGAGACAAAATAGAGTCAATAGTTGGCAAAATTTTCAAGCTAGTAAAAAATCTAAAGACAAATcgagtaaaaaaattaaaaccttcAAACCACCGAAAAATAAACCAGAATCCAGATAA